A genomic region of Trifolium pratense cultivar HEN17-A07 linkage group LG3, ARS_RC_1.1, whole genome shotgun sequence contains the following coding sequences:
- the LOC123917257 gene encoding coniferyl alcohol acyltransferase-like — protein sequence MAIYTHYTTTLPNYNQFNNTLQSIIISKNKTKMDSRNGDNFIVSVTNEEVVAAVLPIQEHWLPLSNLDLLLPKVDVGVFFCYKNPMLLSTSTTYLTFESMVVSLKKALAKVLVSYYAFAGEVVSNSVGEPELLCNNRGVDFVEAVADVELQCINFYNPDEFVEGKFVPKKKHGVLAIQVTSLKCGGIVVACTFDHRIADAYSTNMFLVSWAEMAHSIKPTKPKTITTTNKPCFRRSLLSPRHPGSIHPSLDDMYIPISKLPPPSATATKPLLSRIYHITAEELQCLQSLAAGTNDGNTKPTKLESFSAYLWKLIAHAAKRDRSKMVIAKMGIVVDGRKRLGNDSSDEKGKEAMMERYFGNVLSIPFGGKPVEELVDKPLGWVVDEVREFVSVATTEEHFLGLIDWVEENRPVPGLAKIYCGSSSEGPTFVVSSGQRFPEDKVNFGWGKVVFASYHFPWGGEAGYVMPMPSPLRNGDWIVYMHLLKEQLEIIESEADHVFRPITWDYLNQ from the exons atggCTATATATACACATTACACAACCACTTTGCCAAACTACAATCAATTTAACAACACCCTTCAATCCATAATTAtatccaaaaacaaaacaaaaatggaTAGTAGAAATGGTGATAATTTCATTGTGAGTGTCACAAATGAAGAGGTGGTGGCAGCAGTGTTACCAATACAAGAACATTGGCTACCACTCTCTAATCTTGACTTACTTCTACCTAAAGTAGATGTTGGAGTGTTCTTTTGTTACAAGAATCCTATGTTGTTGTCCACTTCTACAACATATTTAACCTTTGAATCTATGGTTGTGTCTCTCAAGAAGGCATTAGCTAAGGTTTTGGTCTCTTACTATGCCTTTGCTGGTGAAGTTGTGTCTAATTCTGTTGGTGAACCTGAGCTTCTTTGTAATAACCGTGGGgttgattttgttgaagctgTGGCTGATGTTGAGCTTCAATGCATTAACTTTTATAATCCTGATGAATTTGTTGAAGGAAAGTTTGTTCCGAAGAAGAAGCACGGCGTGCTTGCTATTCAG GTAACTTCATTAAAATGTGGCGGGATAGTAGTAGCATGCACATTTGATCATCGCATAGCAGATGCCTATTCAACAAACATGTTTCTAGTATCATGGGCTGAGATGGCCCACTCAATAAAGCCCACCAAGCCCAAAACCATAACAACCACAAACAAACCATGTTTTCGCCGATCCCTCCTTAGCCCCCGCCATCCCGGATCTATCCACCCTTCTCTTGATGATATGTACATTCCCATTTCAAAACTTCCCCCTCCTTCGGCCACCGCTACCAAGCCGCTACTTAGTCGAATATACCACATCACCGCAGAGGAGCTCCAATGCTTGCAATCACTTGCCGCTGGGACCAATGATGGCAACACCAAGCCTACAAAACTTGAATCTTTCTCTGCCTACTTGTGGAAGTTGATTGCTCATGCAGCCAAAAGGGACCGTAGTAAAATGGTCATTGCCAAAATGGGTATAGTGGTTGATGGAAGAAAGAGACTTGGCAATGATAGTAGCGACGAGAAAGGGAAAGAAGCAATGATGGAACGATATTTTGGGAATGTTCTTTCTATACCATTTGGTGGGAAACCAGTGGAAGAGTTGGTGGATAAGCCATTAGGGTGGGTGGTTGACGAGGTCCGTGAGTTTGTATCAGTAGCAACAACGGAAGAACATTTTTTGGGGCTCATAGATTGGGTGGAAGAGAATCGACCTGTCCCTGGATTGGCGAAGATTTATTGCGGTTCCTCTAGCGAGGGACCAACTTTTGTGGTGTCTTCCGGACAAAGGTTTCCGGAAGACAAGGTTAATTTTGGGTGGGGGAAAGTTGTGTTTGCATCTTACCATTTTCCTTGGGGTGGTGAAGCTGGTTATGTGATGCCAATGCCAAGCCCTTTAAGGAATGGTGATTGGATTGTTTACATGCACCTTTTGAAAGAGCAGTTGGAGATCATAGAGTCCGAGGCAGATCATGTGTTTAGACCTATAACTTGGGATTATCTCAATCAATGA